The Oncorhynchus tshawytscha isolate Ot180627B linkage group LG08, Otsh_v2.0, whole genome shotgun sequence genome window below encodes:
- the LOC112256883 gene encoding homeobox protein goosecoid, whose product MPAGMFSIDSILAGRPTCKDSVLLHRNAPVVFSNLTDSIYTTADYNGLYSHTTGSSPSAIEAVNGTRIGYNNYYYGQMHVQGPSGPACCSAIPALGSQQCPCIPTGYDRTGSVLISPIPHQMMSYMNVGTLSRTELQLLNQLHCRRKRRHRTIFTDEQLEALENLFRETKYPDVGTREQLARRVHLREEKVEVWFKNRRAKWRRQKRSSSEESENSQKWNKSMKTPTEKTEENKSDVDSDS is encoded by the exons ATGCCCGCTGGTATGTTTAGCATCGACAGTATCCTGGCCGGGAGACCCACTTGCAAGGACTCAGTGCTCCTCCATCGGAATGCCCCGGTGGTGTTCTCGAACCTCACGGATTCCATCTACACCACTGCCGATTATAATGGACTCTACTCGCACACTACTGGATCTTCTCCCTCGGCCATCGAGGCGGTGAACGGGACTAGAATAGGATATAATAACTATTATTATGGACAAATGCATGTGCAGGGCCCCAGTGGCCCTGCTTGCTGCAGCGCTATCCCAGCCCTCGGCTCGCAACAGTGCCCGTGTATTCCAACCG GTTATGACCGCACGGGCTCCGTGCTCATCTCTCCCATCCCGCACCAGATGATGTCCTATATGAACGTGGGCACCTTGTCTCGGACGGAGCTCCAGCTCCTGAACCAGCTCCACTGCCGACGCAAGAGGAGGCACCGGACTATCTTCACAGACGAGCAGCTCGAGGCCCTGGAAAATCTCTTTCGGGAGACCAAGTACCCTGACGTCGGCACACGGGAACAGCTCGCGCGAAGAGTGCACCTACGGGAAGAGAAGGTCGAG GTGTGGTTCAAAAACAGACGAGCGAAATGGAGAAGACAGAAAAGGTCGTCCTCGGAAGAGTCTGAAAACTCGCAGAAATGGAACAAATCGATGAAAACACCCACAGAGAAAACCGAGGAAAACAAAAGTGACGTGGATTCGGACAGCTGA